The following proteins are co-located in the Cytophagia bacterium CHB2 genome:
- the rfaE2 gene encoding D-glycero-beta-D-manno-heptose 1-phosphate adenylyltransferase — translation MGRLVTLNELLHLRETWRCAGQRLVFTNGCFDILHRGHVEYLQQARTHGDILVVGLNSDEAVARLKGEGRPIVPQEDRAVILAALACVDYVVYFAQDTPDELIRALAPEVLVKGADYQVNEIVGHDVVQAAGGQVVRIPLTPGRATRDIIATILARFGRSR, via the coding sequence ATGGGAAGACTCGTCACGCTAAACGAATTGTTGCACCTGCGCGAAACCTGGCGCTGCGCCGGCCAGCGGCTGGTATTTACCAACGGCTGCTTTGACATTCTGCATCGCGGCCACGTGGAATACTTGCAGCAGGCGCGCACACACGGAGATATTTTAGTGGTGGGATTGAATTCGGATGAAGCCGTTGCGCGTTTGAAGGGCGAGGGCCGCCCGATTGTGCCGCAGGAAGATCGCGCCGTCATTTTGGCGGCATTGGCCTGTGTTGATTATGTCGTCTATTTTGCGCAAGACACGCCGGACGAATTGATTCGCGCGCTGGCGCCGGAGGTGTTGGTGAAGGGGGCCGATTATCAGGTCAATGAAATTGTGGGACACGACGTGGTGCAGGCGGCCGGCGGGCAGGTTGTGCGCATTCCTTTGACGCCAGGCCGCGCAACACGCGATATTATTGCCACGATTTTGGCGAGATTTGGAAGATCGCGTTGA
- the rfaE1 gene encoding D-glycero-beta-D-manno-heptose-7-phosphate kinase: MNSLTPAQAQARLAAMQGKRIAVVGDFMVDRYLWGHVTRISPEAPVPIVEIESETHQLGGAANVANNLASLGAVPCPVGVFGEDSSGERLLDLMRESGFEAGGMLADRSRPTTTKTRIIAHHQHVVRTDRESRANIDAGMQEKLFAYLRDLMPGLHGIIIEDYNKGVIAQPLLSRLIELANQHHCLITVDPKFNHFFDYRRVTLFKPNRKEAEEVLAAKLRTDEELQKAGELLLRRLECKNVLITLGAEGMALFRPGMGMHRIPTRARRVHDVSGAGDTVIATLTLAMAAGAEVLEAATLANYAAGVVIGEVGAVPIDKQKLMNTIAEHMQWEDSSR, encoded by the coding sequence ATGAACAGCTTAACACCAGCACAAGCGCAGGCGCGTTTGGCTGCCATGCAAGGCAAGCGCATCGCCGTTGTCGGCGATTTCATGGTGGATCGCTATCTCTGGGGGCATGTGACGCGCATTTCACCCGAAGCGCCCGTGCCGATTGTTGAAATTGAAAGCGAAACCCACCAGCTTGGCGGCGCGGCCAATGTCGCGAATAACCTCGCCTCATTGGGCGCGGTGCCCTGTCCGGTTGGCGTCTTTGGCGAAGACAGCTCCGGAGAGCGCTTGCTCGACTTGATGCGGGAGTCGGGTTTCGAAGCCGGCGGCATGCTGGCTGACCGCAGCCGGCCGACGACAACGAAAACTCGTATTATTGCGCATCACCAGCACGTGGTGCGTACCGATCGCGAATCACGCGCGAATATCGATGCCGGCATGCAGGAAAAACTTTTTGCCTATTTGCGCGATTTGATGCCCGGCCTGCACGGCATCATCATCGAAGATTACAATAAAGGCGTGATCGCGCAACCGTTGCTCTCGCGTCTCATTGAGCTGGCCAATCAACACCACTGCCTCATCACGGTTGATCCCAAATTCAATCATTTTTTTGATTATCGCCGGGTGACCCTGTTCAAGCCGAACCGCAAAGAGGCGGAAGAAGTGCTGGCAGCCAAACTGCGCACCGACGAGGAGTTGCAGAAAGCCGGTGAGTTGCTGCTGCGCCGCCTCGAGTGTAAAAATGTCCTGATCACACTCGGCGCCGAAGGCATGGCCTTGTTCCGGCCGGGCATGGGCATGCACCGCATTCCGACGCGCGCGCGGCGGGTGCATGACGTCTCGGGCGCCGGTGATACCGTGATTGCGACGCTCACCCTGGCGATGGCCGCCGGTGCCGAAGTGTTGGAGGCCGCCACCCTGGCGAATTATGCTGCCGGCGTCGTCATCGGTGAAGTGGGCGCCGTGCCAATTGACAAGCAGAAACTCATGAACACGATTGCCGAGCATATGCAATGGGAAGACTCGTCACGCTAA